From the Salinimicrobium tongyeongense genome, one window contains:
- the ctlX gene encoding citrulline utilization hydrolase CtlX, which translates to MKQITDTVLMVRPVAFRMNEQTAVNNYFQEGLHLDKEEINKKAQQEFDAFVEKLRNVGVNVIVVDDDEKLDTPDSIFPNNWVTFHEDATAAIYPLFAENRRRERRAEVFDKIEAAGYLIKDVIDYTSAEEEELFLESTGVLILDRPNEKAYCALSPRASEELLIEFCEDFELTPVIFNAYQDVDGRRMPIYHTNVMMCLAENFAVICLDSIDDAKERKNVIKHLKSDGKEIIEISEAQLHHYAGNMLQVQGSNGKKYLVMSEAARKSLLPVQIAAIEMHCEILSSDLTTIETCGGGSARCMLAEIFLPKK; encoded by the coding sequence ATGAAACAAATTACAGATACTGTACTAATGGTGCGGCCGGTGGCTTTCAGGATGAATGAGCAAACCGCCGTGAATAACTATTTCCAGGAAGGTCTGCACCTGGACAAGGAAGAGATCAATAAAAAAGCCCAGCAAGAATTCGATGCTTTCGTGGAAAAACTCCGGAATGTTGGTGTGAATGTAATCGTGGTAGATGACGATGAAAAACTCGACACGCCCGATTCAATTTTTCCAAACAACTGGGTCACTTTTCACGAAGATGCAACTGCAGCCATCTATCCGCTTTTTGCTGAAAACCGAAGACGCGAACGTCGCGCCGAAGTATTTGACAAGATTGAAGCAGCCGGTTATCTCATCAAGGATGTGATTGACTATACCAGCGCCGAGGAGGAAGAGCTTTTTCTTGAATCTACCGGCGTGCTTATTTTAGACAGGCCCAATGAAAAAGCCTACTGTGCGCTTTCCCCGCGAGCCAGTGAAGAATTATTGATAGAATTCTGCGAAGATTTTGAGCTTACCCCGGTGATCTTTAATGCATACCAGGATGTTGACGGGCGCAGAATGCCCATTTACCACACCAACGTGATGATGTGCCTGGCCGAAAATTTTGCGGTTATTTGCCTTGACAGCATAGACGATGCAAAAGAGCGCAAAAATGTCATAAAACATCTAAAGTCTGACGGCAAGGAGATCATAGAAATTTCTGAAGCCCAGTTGCACCACTATGCAGGTAATATGCTGCAGGTACAGGGTAGCAATGGAAAAAAATACCTGGTAATGAGCGAGGCAGCGAGAAAAAGTCTGCTTCCGGTTCAAATTGCAGCCATTGAGATGCATTGCGAGATCTTAAGCAGTGACCTCACCACCATAGAAACCTGTGGGGGCGGCAGTGCCCGCTGCATGCTGGCCGAAATTTTCCTTCCGAAGAAGTAA